CGCTTTATGTAACTTTTGTGCTAACGTTTTATGAAGCACTTGGTTAATAAGTGTACTTTTTCCCGATCCTGATACACCTGTAACAGATATAAAGGTTCCGAGCGGAAATTTAACATTCACACTTTTTAAATTGTTTTCTTTTGCACCTGAAATTTCTAAATATCTACCGTCTGGTTTTCTTCGTTCGATCGGAAGAGGGATAAATTTATTTCCCGACAAATATTGACCTGTTAAGGAGTTCGGGTCATTCATTACCTCATCTGGTTTTCCAGCTGAAACGATCTCTCCACCATGAATTCCCGCCCCTGGACCAATGTCAATCAAGTAGTCCGCCGCCATCATGGTATCTTCATCGTGTTCAACTACAATGAGTGTGTTTCCAATATCTCTCATGTTTTTAAGTGTAGCAATTAATCGATCATTATCCCGTTGATGGAGTCCAATAGAAGGTTCATCTAATATATAAAGAACACCGGTTAACCTAGAGCCGATTTGTGTTGCTAAACGAATTCGTTGTGCTTCTCCTCCTGAAAGGGTTCCAGCAGAGCGACTTAACGTTAAATAGTCTAAACCTACATTAACGAGAAAGCTTAAACGTTCTTTTATTTCCCGTAAAATTAATCGGGCAATTTGCATATCTTTTTCTGATAGTTCTAGGTGATCAAATAGTTGATAAGCTTCTCTTGTCGATTTTTCTGTTACTTTTCCAATATGCAACCCTTGAATAAGAACAGAAAGACTTTCCTTCTTCAAACGATGGCCTTTACACGTTGGACAAGATTGTTGCGCCATATATTTCTCCATTTGTTCACGTATATAATCAGAGCTTGTCTCTCTATAGCGACGTTCAATATTTCGGACAACACCCTCAAATTGAATATAATTCTCTCGTACATGTCCATAATCATTCTCATAACGAAAATAAATCTCTTCGCTTCCACTACCATAAAGGATTTTATCCATTAAATGTTTCGGGATATCTTTCACAGGCATTTCCATATCAATCCCATAATGATTACAAACAGATTCGAGTAGCTTGGGATAATATTGCGAGCTCGATGGTTCCCAAGGAGCGATGGCATGCTCTAGTAACGAACGATTTTGATCAGGAATGACAAGCTGCATATCAACCTCAAGCTTCGTCCCTAATCCATCACAGCTTTGACAGGCTCCATATGGACTATTGAAGGAAAACATTCTTGGTTCAAGCTCACCAATAGAGAATCCACAGACCGGGCAGGCATGATGCTCGCTAAAAAGAAGCTCTTCTTCGCCAATCACATCAATAATGACTCGTCCTTCCCCAAGCTTTAATGAGGTTTCTAATGAATCAGATAAGCGTACCTCGATACCATCTTTTACTACAACACGATCAATAATGACTTCAATCGAGTGCTTTTTGTTTTTTTCTAATTTGATGTCTTCAGCTAAATCAACCACTTCACCGTCAACGCGAACACGAACATATCCTTGTTTTTTAATATCCTCTAGCACTTTTACATGTGTTCCTTTTCTGCCCGATACCACTGGAGCTAACACTTGCAGCTTCGTCCGTTCTGGATATTCCATAATCCGATCGACCATTTGTTGAATGGTTTGTGAGGAAATTTCTATATCATGATTTGGACAAGAAGGTTTTCCGATCCTCGCAAATAATAGTCGTAAATAATCATATATTTCAGTGACCGTTCCAACGGTCGATCTCGGATTGCGACTCGTCGTCTTTTGGTCAATCGATATAGCTGGTGATAACCCTTCAATGGCATCTACATCTGGCTTATCCATTTGACCTAAAAATTGTCTAGCATAAGCCGATAAAGATTCTACATAACGTCTTTGTCCTTCTGCATACACTGTATCAAAAGCAAGCGACGATTTTCCGGAACCCGAAAGACCGGTTAAAACCACTAATTGATCTCTCGGTATTGTAACATCAATATTTTTCAAGTTATGAGCACGGGCTCCTTTAACTTGAATTTTATCCATTACCATTGTATACCCCTCACCCTTCTGCCTTCACTCTAAAATAAGGTCTCTAAGCTCTGCTGCACGCTCAAATTGCAATGCTTTGGCTGCATCTTTCATTTCTTGCTCCATTTGTTCGATGACTTTTTGGCGTTCTTTTTTGTTCATTTTCGAATACTGTTTACCCGTATTCGTTTCGTACGTTTCAGTATCCTCTGCGGCAATCGTCGCACGAATAACATCGCGAATTTCCTTTTTAATCGTTTGTGGTGTGATTCCATGCTTGTCATTGTATTTTTTTTTGAATAGAGCGACGGCGTTTCGTTTCTTCGATTGCAATATTCATGGAATTTGTCGTACGATCAGCATACATAATGACATGACCATTCGCATTCCTTGCCGCACGACCAATCGTTTGGATAAGAGAACGTTCTGAGCGAAGGAACCCTTCCTTATCAGCATCTAAGATCGCTATAAGGGATACTTCAGGGATGTCCAACCCTTCCCTTAATAAATTAATTCCGACTACTACATC
This portion of the Bacillus carboniphilus genome encodes:
- the uvrA gene encoding excinuclease ABC subunit UvrA, translated to MVMDKIQVKGARAHNLKNIDVTIPRDQLVVLTGLSGSGKSSLAFDTVYAEGQRRYVESLSAYARQFLGQMDKPDVDAIEGLSPAISIDQKTTSRNPRSTVGTVTEIYDYLRLLFARIGKPSCPNHDIEISSQTIQQMVDRIMEYPERTKLQVLAPVVSGRKGTHVKVLEDIKKQGYVRVRVDGEVVDLAEDIKLEKNKKHSIEVIIDRVVVKDGIEVRLSDSLETSLKLGEGRVIIDVIGEEELLFSEHHACPVCGFSIGELEPRMFSFNSPYGACQSCDGLGTKLEVDMQLVIPDQNRSLLEHAIAPWEPSSSQYYPKLLESVCNHYGIDMEMPVKDIPKHLMDKILYGSGSEEIYFRYENDYGHVRENYIQFEGVVRNIERRYRETSSDYIREQMEKYMAQQSCPTCKGHRLKKESLSVLIQGLHIGKVTEKSTREAYQLFDHLELSEKDMQIARLILREIKERLSFLVNVGLDYLTLSRSAGTLSGGEAQRIRLATQIGSRLTGVLYILDEPSIGLHQRDNDRLIATLKNMRDIGNTLIVVEHDEDTMMAADYLIDIGPGAGIHGGEIVSAGKPDEVMNDPNSLTGQYLSGNKFIPLPIERRKPDGRYLEISGAKENNLKSVNVKFPLGTFISVTGVSGSGKSTLINQVLHKTLAQKLHKAKAKPGEHREIKGIEYLDKVIDIDQSPIGRTPRSNPATYTGVFDDIRDVFATTNEAKVRGYKKGRFSFNVKGGRCEACRGDGIIKIEMHFLPDVYVPCEVCHGKRYNRETLEVTYKGANISDVLDMTVEDALKFFENIPKINRKLQTIYDVGLGYVTLGQPATTLSGGEAQRVKLASELHRRSTGRSLYILDEPTTGLHVDDISRLLKVLQRLVENGDTVLVIEHNLDVIKAADYLVDLGPEGGDGGGTIVAKGTPEKVAETKASYTGKYLKPILQRDRKRMEQLVKEKELVGKE